The Pongo pygmaeus isolate AG05252 chromosome 11, NHGRI_mPonPyg2-v2.0_pri, whole genome shotgun sequence genome includes a region encoding these proteins:
- the LOC129031878 gene encoding small cysteine and glycine repeat-containing protein 2, whose protein sequence is CGGGCGGGCGGGCGGGCGGGCGGGCGSCTTCRCYRVGCCSSCCPCCRGCCGGCCSTPVICCCRRTCSLCGYGCGKGCCQQKCCCQKQCCC, encoded by the coding sequence tgtggtggcggctgtggtggtggctgtggtggtggctgtggtggcggctgtggtggtggctgtggtggtggcTGTGGCAGCTGCACCACCTGCAGGTGCTACCGGGTGGGCTGCTGCTCCAGCTGCTGCCCCTGCTGCCgtggctgctgtgggggctgCTGTAGCACACCTGTGATCTGCTGTTGCCGCCGCACCTGCAGCTTGTGTGGCTACGGCTGTGGGAAGGGCTGTTGCCAGCAGAAGTGCTGCTGCCAGAAGCAATGCTGCTGCTAG